CGGTCTCCGTCCGACCGGCCCCGCGGGGTCGGTAGGCGGGTCGCGAGGCGGCGAACGGAGAAGCTCTGTCGGAAGATGCCCGTCCCGCCGTCATCCTCGGGCTTGACCCGAGGATCGGATCGTCCGCGCGATCCCGGCTGGAAAGGAAGAGCGCGCTTCCTGGCTGGATCCTCGGGTCAGGCCCGAGGATGACGGCGCTAGGGGTTGGCGGATCAGCCCTCCAGGTCCTGGCCCTCGTCGGGTTCGGGGGCGCCCAGCATGTCGTCGGCGATCTTGGTCGTGGACTGGCGCACGGCCTTCTCGATGGCGAGGGCCATGTCGGGGTTGTTCTTGAGGAACTCCTTGGCGTTCTCACGACCCTGGCCGATGCGCGTGGAGTCGTAGGAGAACCACGAACCCGACTTGTCGATGACGCCGGCCTTGACGCCCAGGTCGATGATCTCGCCGATCTTGGAGATGCCTTCGCCGTACATGATGTCGAAGATGACCTCGCGGAACGGCGGGGCGACCTTGTTCTTGACCACCTTGACGCGAGTGGTGTTGCCGACGACCTCGTCGCGGTTCTTGATCGCGCCGGTGCGGCGGATGTCCAGGCGCACCGAGGCGTAGAACTTCAGCGCATTGCCGCCCGTCGTCGTTTCGGGCGAGCCGTACATGACGCCGATCTTGTGACGGATCTGGTTGATGAAGAGGACGATGCACTTGGACTTGGAGATCGAGGCCGTCAGCTTGCGCAGGGCCTGGCTCATCAGGCGCGCCTGCAGGCCGGGCAGGCTGTCGCCCATCTCGCCCTCGATCTCGGCGCGCGGCGTCAGGGCGGCGACGGA
The nucleotide sequence above comes from Brevundimonas naejangsanensis. Encoded proteins:
- the recA gene encoding recombinase RecA, with the protein product MSQAALKLVGKEDGDKQRALEAAIAQIDRAFGKGSVMKLGKAGQVAEIESVSTGSLGLDLALGIGGLPVGRVIEVFGPESSGKTTLALHTVAEVQKKGGVAAFVDAEHALDPVYAQKLGVNLDDLLVSQPDAGEQALEIVDTLVRSGAVDIVVVDSVAALTPRAEIEGEMGDSLPGLQARLMSQALRKLTASISKSKCIVLFINQIRHKIGVMYGSPETTTGGNALKFYASVRLDIRRTGAIKNRDEVVGNTTRVKVVKNKVAPPFREVIFDIMYGEGISKIGEIIDLGVKAGVIDKSGSWFSYDSTRIGQGRENAKEFLKNNPDMALAIEKAVRQSTTKIADDMLGAPEPDEGQDLEG